The proteins below are encoded in one region of Paenacidovorax monticola:
- a CDS encoding AraC family transcriptional regulator — MVTLVRAAALTHFSEVMRELGGDPDKALRQAGLRPAQIREQDQLIDASVAARLLEEAARATRCESFGLRMAQSRQPSNFGVVSLLLLHQPTLRHVLTTLIEHVHLLNESLVIHMEDAGAYVILREDFVSPHLMRQSIELAIGVLFRMCQALLQERWRPQSVCFSHPAPIDTGLHKQLFRCRVEFDAEFNGIVCRAADLDEPNPLADPVLVRYARTVVDTTPMGREATVGQQVRKAIYLMLPSGNATCASVAQGLGRSVRTLQRELDGEGLSFTTLLGEVRHDLAQRYVGNPRYSIGQIAAMLGYGSHSTFTRWFTTRFGRSPETWRGEQTGQHR; from the coding sequence ATGGTCACTCTGGTACGGGCAGCGGCATTGACCCATTTTTCCGAGGTCATGCGGGAGCTTGGCGGCGACCCCGACAAGGCCCTGCGCCAGGCCGGTCTGCGGCCGGCGCAGATCCGGGAGCAGGACCAGCTCATCGACGCCTCCGTCGCGGCGCGCCTGCTTGAGGAAGCGGCCCGCGCTACGCGGTGCGAGTCCTTCGGCCTGCGCATGGCCCAGTCCCGCCAGCCCTCCAACTTCGGCGTGGTGAGCCTGCTGCTGCTGCACCAGCCCACCCTGCGCCACGTGCTCACCACGCTCATCGAGCATGTGCACCTGCTCAACGAATCGCTGGTGATCCACATGGAGGACGCGGGCGCCTACGTGATCCTGCGCGAGGACTTCGTGTCCCCCCACCTCATGCGCCAGTCCATCGAGCTGGCGATCGGCGTGCTGTTCCGCATGTGCCAGGCCCTGCTGCAGGAACGCTGGCGGCCCCAGAGCGTGTGCTTCAGCCACCCGGCGCCCATCGACACGGGCCTGCACAAGCAGCTGTTCCGCTGCCGCGTGGAATTCGACGCCGAGTTCAATGGCATCGTGTGCCGCGCCGCCGACCTGGACGAGCCCAATCCCCTGGCCGATCCGGTGCTGGTGCGCTACGCGAGAACGGTGGTCGACACGACCCCCATGGGGCGTGAAGCCACCGTGGGGCAGCAGGTGCGCAAGGCCATCTACCTCATGCTGCCCTCGGGCAACGCCACCTGCGCCAGCGTCGCGCAAGGCCTGGGGCGCAGTGTGCGCACCCTGCAGCGCGAACTCGACGGCGAGGGACTGAGCTTCACCACGCTGCTGGGAGAAGTGCGCCACGACCTCGCCCAGCGCTACGTCGGCAACCCGCGCTACAGCATCGGCCAGATCGCGGCCATGCTCGGGTACGGGAGCCACAGCACCTTCACACGCTGGTTCACCACGCGCTTCGGCCGCTCCCCCGAAACCTGGCGCGGCGAGCAGACGGGGCAGCACCGGTAG